The Streptomyces cyanogenus DNA segment GTACACCCTGACGTTCGCGTGCGGCGAGGAGACGGTGTACATCCTGGCGGACCGCGTCATAGCGTCCCTGTAGCGCAGCGCCCCGACGGGGGCGGGACCGCCTCGGCATGGGCGGCTCCGCCGCGTGGGCGAACGGCTCACACGCCCGCCTTCTTCCGCGCCTCCTCCACCATGCGCACCGCCTCGGCGACCTGCTCGTCGCTCTGCAGCACGACCGCGAGGTCGTGTGCGGCCACGAGGATCTGATCGGCGGCGGCGAACATCCCCGCGTCCGGCATCTCCCGGGGCTCGGCCCCCGGCGACTCCACCCGCTGCGCCCACCCGGACAACTCCCGGGCCAGCGCCAGCGCCTCCGCGGCGGCGCCTCGTTGCAGCCGGCTCTGCGGGGCCGCCCGCAACCGGTCGGCGAAGTGATCCACTGCTTGGGTCAAGGGCGTCGTATCAACCACGCGCCGAGCGTAACGTGCCGCACTGTTGCCAATACGCGAACGCTCAGGCACGGTGACCTGAAGGACCGGCTTACATCCCCTTTGTGTTCGGAGGCGCCGATGTCCCACGTCTTCTCCGAGGAGACCCACCGCAACCTGCTCGCCCGCATCCCGCACTGCACCGGTCGTGAAGTCTCCGACTGGCTGCGCACCGTAGAAGAAGGCCCGTCCCTGTTCCGCTTCGAGGAGAAGGTCAGCTGGCTCCGGCACGAGTACGACCTGGCGTACGGCCACGCCAAGGCGATCGTGCACGAGTACGACCTGAGGAGGGCGGCGCGCAGGCTGCTCTGAACGGCACAGGGCCCCGGGCGGATCGCCCGGGGCCCTGCCGTTGACCGGCGGACGCGCTAGTCGTTGCTGCTGAAGATCGCCACCAGCCGCAGCATCTCGACGTAGATCCACACCAGCGTCATGGTGAGACCGAACGCGGCGAGCCAGGACTCGTTGCGCGGGGCGCCGTAGGCGATGCCGTCCTCGATCTGCTTGAAGTCGAGGGTCAGGAAGAACGCGCCGAGCAGGATCGCGATGATGCCGACGATCGCGCCGAGCGGCCCGAAGCTGCGCAGGCCCCCGTCCTCGGCGACGCCGAAGGCGACCAGCAGCAGGTTGATCGCCATGACCACCATGAAGGCGATCGCGATGGCGATGCCGATGCGGGCGTAGCGCGCGGTGACGCGGATCCAGCCGGCCTTGTAGACCAGCAGGGTGGCGCCGGAGACCGCCATGGTGCCGAGCACGGCCTGGAAGGGCGCGCCGCTCCACCGGCTGTTGAACATCTCGCTGAAGACGCCGAGGAAGACACCCTCGAAGGCCGCGTAGCCCAGGATCAGCGCCGGCGACGGGGTGCGCTTGAAGCTCTGCACCATCGCCAGGACGAACGCGATCAGCGCGGCGCCGACGGCCAGGCCGTAGCTGGTGCCCGAGACCGGCAGCAGCGCCCAGGCGAGGACGGCGCCGACGGCGACCGTGCCGAGCGTGAGGGCCGAGCGGACGACGACGTCGTCCATGGTCATCCGGTCGGTGGTGGCGGGGGCCTGCGGCGGGGCGCCCTGCTGGACGTCCGCCTGCGCGTACGGGTTCTGCGCGTACGGGTTCTGCGCGTAGGGGTTGCCCTGTGCGTACCCGGCCTGCGGTGCGGTGTTGAAGCCGGCGTAGCCGTTGTCGCGGCTGAACCCCCGTCGCGAGAAGACCGGGTTGCTGCTCCTCATTTCACTCCTCCATGGCTGCCGAGTGCAGCCTTGGGCTCAAGAGTAATGGATTGGCAAAGGATCGACGATGATACTTGAGGAGGATCTTTCCCCTGCCGTGCTGCGCAACACGCTACGCGGACGACTGATTCCCGGCCACGGGCGGACGGCCGACCGGGCGGAACCCCCGTGCACGTCTCGGCGCGCTGCCCCGGCCGCACCCGGCCGGGGTGGCAGGGCGTCCAGCCGCTCCTGGAACACCTGCCCTGCGTCCGGTGCGATCGTGGCCAGGGCGACCATGGACGCCACGATGACGTCCACCAGCTCCCTCTGGACGTCC contains these protein-coding regions:
- a CDS encoding DUF4287 domain-containing protein, coding for MSHVFSEETHRNLLARIPHCTGREVSDWLRTVEEGPSLFRFEEKVSWLRHEYDLAYGHAKAIVHEYDLRRAARRLL
- a CDS encoding Bax inhibitor-1/YccA family protein, with translation MRSSNPVFSRRGFSRDNGYAGFNTAPQAGYAQGNPYAQNPYAQNPYAQADVQQGAPPQAPATTDRMTMDDVVVRSALTLGTVAVGAVLAWALLPVSGTSYGLAVGAALIAFVLAMVQSFKRTPSPALILGYAAFEGVFLGVFSEMFNSRWSGAPFQAVLGTMAVSGATLLVYKAGWIRVTARYARIGIAIAIAFMVVMAINLLLVAFGVAEDGGLRSFGPLGAIVGIIAILLGAFFLTLDFKQIEDGIAYGAPRNESWLAAFGLTMTLVWIYVEMLRLVAIFSSND
- a CDS encoding MazG-like family protein, producing MGDTWKQVDRIRQWLDATVEDAGPADVRLLRVLKIGEEYGEVAEALHGVLGANPRKGRSHAWPDVQRELVDVIVASMVALATIAPDAGQVFQERLDALPPRPGAAGAARRDVHGGSARSAVRPWPGISRPRSVLRSTAGERSSSSIIVDPLPIHYS